In Hevea brasiliensis isolate MT/VB/25A 57/8 chromosome 13, ASM3005281v1, whole genome shotgun sequence, a single genomic region encodes these proteins:
- the LOC110653040 gene encoding putative pentatricopeptide repeat-containing protein At1g12700, mitochondrial: MSARRIFTSAGRFFHFQLQMEMGIIQSPSLLFANYFHSSTSMHVPKDAKSQRFLRSKFKDIDDALASFNHIILMRPLPSIVQFCRFLSALVGMKQYHTVISLCRTIESLGISHSVYSLSILINCFCRLHLVNFGFSILGKFIKFGLEPNTVTFTTLINGLCIDGKINGAVDFFNDMVTGGYQPNVHTYNVIVNALCKGNTAY, encoded by the coding sequence ATGTCGGCGCGGAGGATTTTCACAAGTGCTGGGAGGTTCTTCCACTTTCAACTGCAAATGGAAATGGGTATCATTCAATCTCCATCCTTATTATTTGCCAATTACTTTCATTCTTCTACTTCCATGCATGTTCCtaaagatgcaaaatctcaacgtTTTTTGAGATCTAAGTTCAAGGACATTGATGATGCCTTAGCTTCCTTTAATCATATCATTCTTATGCGTCCTCTGCCTTCTATTGTTCAGTTTTGTCGATTTTTATCTGCCCTTGTGGGGATGAAACAATATCACACGGTCATCTCTTTGTGCAGAACAATTGAGTCTCTAGGAATCTCTCACAGTGTTTATTCTCTTTCTATATTGATTAACTGTTTCTGCCGATTACACCTTGTGAATTTTGGCTTCTCAATTTTGgggaaatttatcaaatttggatTGGAGCCCAATACTGTGACATTTACTACCTTAATTAATGGGCTCTGCATAGATGGTAAAATCAATGGAGCAGTAGATTTTTTCAATGATATGGTTACTGGAGGATATCAACCTAATGTTCATACCTACAATGTGATAGTAAATGCTCTATGTAAAGGCAACACAGCTTATTGA
- the LOC131172033 gene encoding uncharacterized protein LOC131172033, producing MRRSRRAATAPEPDVPDEVSAQDEAPAPRRRGRRPRAAQVEEQPPPVQDQSFMAQGPMDPMAATLAGLQRTIDMMAQYMVHPPQQQQSTAPRGEPYKQIINFKKLVPGTYDVSDDAYRFLDSCRQAGTELQLTDRRLIECMQHVMGPMSRQWMNDYVLPRMEGLTWAQFVQLFINWFVPESFRDQKQWAFEALRQNGRSVDEYATEFLELSRYAPTAVATETMKVKRFLKGLDRRYANLAMMSDQSFDVVVDRARQIEISYAVDDSGRAKKNRAEGSSGVPHMGTADSGGQTNYRGRSRNKRSGFRHKSRGFRPGYGSSSGNSSGYSD from the coding sequence atgcgtagaagcaggagagctgccactgcaccagaaccagatgtgcctgacgaggtgtcggcacaggatgaggcgcctgccccgaggaggcggggtaggaggcctagagctgctcaagtagaggagcagccacccccagtacaggatcagtcctttatggcacagggtcccatggacccaatggcagctactctagctgggttacagagaaccatcgacatgatggcgcagtatatggtccaccctccacagcagcagcagtccaccgcaccaagaggggaaccttataaacagataattaatttcaagaagttggtgcctggaacttatgatgtgtcagacgatgcatatcggtttttggattcctgcagacaggcaggaacagaattacagttgactgatagaagactgatagagtgtatgcagcatgtcatggggcctatgtctagacaatggatgaatgactacgtgttaccccgaatggagggtttgacatgggctcagtttgtgcaACTTTTTATCAATTGGttcgtgccagaaagcttcagagatcagaagcagtgggcctttgaggccttaagacagaatggcaggtctgtagatgaatatgctacagaatttctggaattgagcagatatgcccctacagcagtagctacagaaactatgaaggtgaagaggttcctaaaggggcttgacaggaggtatgcgaacctggccatgatgtctgatcagtcttttgatgtggtggttgatcgagccagacagattgagattagttatgctgtggatgacagcggaagggcaaagaaaaacagagcagagggttcttcaggtgttccacaCATGGGTACTGCGgacagtggtggccaaactaattacagaggaagaagcagaaataagagaagtggtttcagacacaaatcccgaggattcagaccagggtatggaTCCAGTAGTGGTAACAGTTCAGGGTACAGCGATTAG